The Terriglobia bacterium genome segment GCCGGCATCCGGCCCAAACCGCGTGGATGTGCGGAGGCCCCGTCCAGCCATCCTGGCCGTTCTTCCTATACCAACCCGCGAGGCCAACGGCGGCGAGATCCGCCAGCAGTGACTTGATCTGAGTTTCCGTCAGGCACCGCACACTGATATCGGCCGCCGCTGTGTAAGCGATTCCAGCAATGGTCACGTCCGTGTCGTGGACGTTACCTCGATCCGCCGAATGATTGATGCCTTGAGTGATCCGATGCACCAGGTCCAGGCTGCGCAAAGCGGCGTAAGCATCGGGATGCAGTCCTCGCGGATGCGCGGGATTCAGCTTGCACTTCGCATTGGGCTGCCACGGAAAATTCTGACCCCAGGCAGGAGCCACGCTCCAGATCATCCAAATCCACAGGAACCAGGTTCTACCCATAGAAAGCTCCAGTGAAGATATTTTGGGGCTTTGTCCCCTAATTCGTGGCGGCGCCGCGCGCGATCCACTCTTCGTCGGACATGGCGAACCGGCGTTGAATGTATGCTTCAGCATCTGGTCCGGCGGTGTGACGAAATTTCCAGGAGCCGCTTTCGATGATTTCGAGAATCTTTTCGGCGACAACGGATGTCGGGGTTGGTTGCTCCGCCAGGGCGGCAGAGAAAAGCCCGGCCATGCGGCGCCCCTGGGGATAAGCCGAGGCGTCCGGTTCGCTCGCGATTTCTCGAGACATGCCCGTATCGATAATGCCTGGTTCGACGACGGCGACCCGGATATTGAACACCTTCGCTTCCTGCGCCAGGCCCTCGCTCATGGCCTCAAGCGCCCATTTCGAGGCGGCATATGCCGTTAGGGGCGGGGAAGCAATGCGTCCGCCGACCGAGCTCACATTAATGATGCAGCCGCTTTTCCGCCGCCGCATTTCCGGCATGACCGCCTGGATGCAACGCACGGCGCCAAAGTAGTTGGTTTCTATGAGCGCCCGGAATTCGGATATGGGCAGTTCCTCGATTGAGCCGCGTCGCGCGATACCGGCATTATTAATAAGGATGTCGATCGGCCCATGTTCGCCTTGGATCGCGCCGACCGCTTCGCTGACGGAAGCATCGGAGTTCACATCCAG includes the following:
- a CDS encoding SDR family oxidoreductase translates to MRSVLITGANKGIGLATSLLLARSGYIVHATMRDLSRSCELTDTAEKEGLTIRNSALDVNSDASVSEAVGAIQGEHGPIDILINNAGIARRGSIEELPISEFRALIETNYFGAVRCIQAVMPEMRRRKSGCIINVSSVGGRIASPPLTAYAASKWALEAMSEGLAQEAKVFNIRVAVVEPGIIDTGMSREIASEPDASAYPQGRRMAGLFSAALAEQPTPTSVVAEKILEIIESGSWKFRHTAGPDAEAYIQRRFAMSDEEWIARGAATN